The genomic window ttaacctatcgTCCGTCGGAAAGGTGACATCTTTATTTTTGTTAACCTATCGCCCATTGAAATAGGACGATGGTAGCCTATTTTTCCCATTTTTTCAAATGGAttcctagttttgcaattttttatttttgaaatacaaAATAAAAAGCTATGAACTTAACAGTGAACATGCTAGCTATTTGGTCCATCTCAGGTGGTGGGTAGAAAACAACTTTAAATGGACCAAGACTTGCCCCTTCCAAATAAGCCCTAATTGTTGCAGCGTCGGTTCCAAATTATGCattcttcaaaatattatatatatatatatatatatataatgcatATCCGTTTGGAAAAATTGTATCTGTAGGCTGTTGTCGCCCGTTCAAAGGGCGAGAATAAGATCTCGCTTGTTCAACGGGCGAGAACTTGTAGGCCCCGGCACTCAGTGTATTAAATAACCAGAGAGAGTAAGGTCTTACCCATTCAATGGGCGAGACCTTCATGGCTGTGGCACCAGGCGGACCCACCCAAAAGGTCTCGCCTGTTGAAGGAGCGAGACATTTTGGGTATTTAATCCGGCCACGCCGGCCCTACCAACGTCAGTCTCATTTCATTCCCACACAcccgagaggagaggagaggagaggagaggagaggagaggagaggagggcaggggaagggaggggagagggggaAATTGTGCGGTGAAGCCCTGCTGGAGGAAAAAtgtatgctttttttttctctgatttatttataaacttggtaggatagccattagTGCTAGGTTGACATAGGTTAAATGctagatctagaatttttttacaaacctggtaggatagccactagacgtaggttagaatgtagatctagttttagaattatgGTTCGATATGTTTAGTGATTAGATCCTTTTTGTACGCattttttagcaattagatgtagtatttaaaCATATGTTagatattagatgtaggatttagacataaTGTAGGCATAACTGATGCAGTAGATATAGGATTTAGAGGTGCTTGATATAGCGACCAGGGGATATTTTGTTTCAGTATAGATTACGTGTTGGGCTATGTTTGTAATCAATTTTTCAttatagatgtagttttacgtaattatttatgttctgtCACAATAATGTTAGTGTTTTCATCGATGTTTGCCAAGTATGTCTCTTATGtggtagtttaggattttttatgaggacagtgaaatattatatggtccggAAGGGGTAGTATTGTCCGTATTTCACTCAATGGATAAGGGTATCTTGagacctatgcacaaaagtgtcAGACACTTGTATGCCTGGTTGAtgtggggtttcaaaatagacctcgAGGTttaagagatgaccattagcattgttgGCAACCGAGTGAGAGATGGTATATACTGGGAGGTGTACCCACTCTGGGAAGATTCAGTGTGGAAGAGGTAGCTACaggatgttgtgcacagaggttgacctcctatgttgcttgtgcaatggaagaataagaaggcagtagaagagatgcagggtggggatACACGGAGGAGGAgtgtgatgaggaagagtatgaggaTGATGTCGATCCGGATGGTACATATTCATTAGAGTATCCGACTGGACTAACCGGTGAGGCAGACGAAGGGGaacgaatcccttctctaattgaacagatggagcgggatgatcTTCAGGCTGACGAatctcctgagtatgacatctcggatgatgaggatgatgctcCTGTTCCTGCGGACTAGAACAATCTCAACTTCAACAATCTTATGATGAATGAGACGAATCAAGTGGCCTgggagtatacgcagaatgaggtgacccatggtgctaggtatcctaccaatcaggccatgaaggatgcaGTGACTCAATAGACGTCATCGCTTCGAcgacagttttatgttgtgaagtcaagcaagaaggaatatgatatcAAGTGCGTGAAGGCAGATTGCCTATGGCGGGTGCAcggcttcaaggggaagtgggttgactattgggagaTATCGATTATGGTCAACCACACTTGCaagatggatgaacttgagccTAGCCACAAGAACATCATCTCAGCCTTTATCGCCAATATGATGTACGCCCAGATTATGAACAATTTGAACTACGAACCAGGGTTCATAATCAAGCAAATTGAGGAGAAGTATAAGTACACTATTAGCTACAACAAGGTATAGATCTCAGTGTAATTGTGTTATATAACCATACTCAAATGAATTATTATCAATCGTTATTCTACAAACCATTTTTAACTCATAAAATTGGTTGACGAAACACGGGCCCTTGACCTTACCCATGCTACGACAAAAAGTCATTACCTCGTATGTATCATTTTCCCCCCATGTGGATAACAACTACGAATCAATTATTGTTGCCCTTGTATCATTCAACATTAGTTGAGACTGTTCATGCACGATGTAAAAGGAATCACTCCACGTTGTAAGAGAAGATGCTCGAGCATGTGACGCATCACATCCACAACACTTGCACCTACAACTGGCCTACACCTATAGCTTGGACACTCGCCCGTGACGTTatcccttcttctttctctGTCGGTGGACACTTTCAACATACGCGCAGTAACTCTGCCTTGAACACAATGAACAGTTTCTAGCAGTATtccccccttatgcatataagGGTAACCAATCTATAgctacttcatctccaacacAATCCCTTCCATGGCTACCGGTTCAGGGTCCGGGTCCAACAAGGATAAGGGCAAGATGGGTCATTACAAGCTATGGCGCGACATCCTTGATAGACTCAAATGTGATGACAAAGAGCTaaagagaaatgaagacccACAGCAGAAGAGGGAGATCGAGCTTCAGATAGAAGGGCACAAGTCCCGTATGCCATGGTCCGACTGCGGTAAAATATCACACCAGAAATCATTCCCGCTCGCCAGGTTGCTTGGTACCGATGTGGGGTAAGTGTGCATGATATGATACCGTGCTACGACTTTCATTTAATTCACCTGCTTCCCTCCAACAGTACAACAAGCCTAggtgcaagtacgaatggtatGCAAATGAAGAAGAGTACGCGAGCATCAACTACGACTACGATGAGGTTGAGGCAATGAGGCACGCGGATGTTGAACAGCCGAAAATGAGGCTACGAGagctcaatgaagagtggtgggataagtacTTCACTACATTCTGTAACATGCAGGTTCCTCCACAATGTGTGTGCGGCCTACCGGCTGTGACAGGGCCTGTGACACATGAACTCACACAAGGGTACATGTGCAGCAAGCCCTACCCCATGGATGCAACTTCCAAGAGACCCACTGGGAATATCTAGatgagaagcctccatcttttccaCCAACCCAGTAGATATTTTCTTACACCCGACAATATGTCTTTCCATAAATTATGCTTCATTTAACGATGGAgtactacatgccattgtaacttgtCATAGATTATGTACTacatgtgatgtactttacttcaTCAATGCAATGGCAGGGATTTATCATTCCACCAATACGctttttctaagcccaatgctTGCATAGGATTCCATGTTTTCCATGctgaggcaacaataactccttgCTAAATTTTTCCATAATGAAATGATAAAaccaagcaacagctttcacaAGTAATCTCTTACAAgaatcaatgccacaacttttacaggtttcacagggaatcccatGTCATTTATCCTTGTGCATAATACTCCCATGCTCCAGCCCCAGCCATgctcatgcactcagtccacGCACCAACCctcagccaccataaataatccCACCCTCAAtgatggatagaccactccttcctcagctctctcaactgcattATCTTCCTTATCTCCACCAATCCCACTCAAGAAATATTGGAGGATTTTCATCCTCTAAAGGGTtgaaccgccgatgtgcttcggtgacgacccttgtaggctttgcTAGTCCTAagatatctcctacacctatagcaaacgcttcttcatatgtgccaactaccagtataACCCACTTTAACatggaccgtacgagtacccaACAATATAGCAACATAGATAACTCCTATGACACTTTCTATacaatttcatgcactgtcttactaatctcccctcttgtttcatttctccagtctccttcacctatctgtgacttcatgggatggctggacatggagcaaaCAGAGGATCAGAAGCAGTGGGTCAACATGAGCAtacggtggaggaggcaagcttacgaatgccgggagtacgagcaacatcgggaggaactacggctcaagcgtaaggaggaggagagcatgaggaaggcagcgaagGAGCGCACCGCGATTGAGGCACGTGAAGCAGAGAGCGAAAGGAAGCgagagagggcccgtcgcgctaaggtgCATGGCTCCGATGCCCTGTGAAaggtaaatatcctaggtgcattcagtagagagcatctattgtaattTGGTCTATTTTAATTCTCTAAGTCATTTTAGatttagcagcggcacgctattaggttagttttTAGTCATACCGTACATACCAATGTTTATTGTCGCTATCTCTATATGGTTAGGGTCCTTTCACGCGATGAAGGAAAACCCTACatcccatgtaatatttgtcagcgtatgtaacctctatCTAGATTTTATGATAATTATgtttcacaactactattgtttgaaaaattatattttacaccCTCCCAtagttacttcactaaaaattaACTCACGcacttttacatcaactaaaaaTGTTAACAAAATGATATCGAAAcaaaattaaggatagaatGAACCACCTCGTAATGCTGTTTGAACAATTATTTGCACAACTAGCATTTTTCGCCGAATGaatgtataatatttttcaaattaccgtatacaaaaattatattagaaaataataattatacTGAGTGGCTGAAAAAAAATTGCTATATCGCCCATTCACCAGGCGAGATGAAGGTGAGACCAAGTTCTCGCTCACTGAACGGACGAGATCTTCTTCTCTTCGGTTATTTAATACACTGAGCGTCGAGATCTACAAATTCTCGCTCGTTCAACGAGCAAGATCTTATTCTCACCCGTTAAACGGACGATGATAACCTATCCATACAATTTTTCTAAACATGCATGTattcttcaaaatattaaatataaataaaattctCGATTCCGCTAGCTCCAGAGTCAAAATTCTCAAAAAGAAACGAGATGACAGGCAAAATTTTCCCCTCGTTCCTTATTTCCGTCCCGGCCCATCACCAAACCCATAaaccctcccctcccctccacgCCCCGCGCTAGGGTTTATCCCCccatctcgccgccgccgccgccgcccgtcaTGACCGCCGACACCTCGAAGCCATTCTTCCCCGCGGTGCCGCACGCCGTGCTGCTCCCCTCCCGCGGCGCCGCATCCCGCGCCTCCCCGGAGTCCTCCTACTGGCGCGCCTTCCGCTCCTCCGAGCTCGTCTCCGGCGCCGAGTTCGCCGTCACCGACCTCACCTTCGCCCCCGCCGACCGCGCCTCCCCgaccctcgccgccgcctggtCCACCTCCGTGCACCTGTTCTCCGGCGACCCCCTCGAGCCTCTCCCCAGGATCTCCGTCGCCGCCGACCTCGCCTTCTCCCCCTCCTTCCGCTCCGACGgcgccctcctcgccgccggcgacaaGAAGGGCGTCGTCCGCATCTTCCGCGCCGACAAGCCCACGGCGGGGCCCCTCCGCACGCTCCGCTCCCACACCACCGAGACCCGCGTCGTCCGGTACccggtcgccggcggcgacaagctccacctcctcaccGCCGGCGACGATGCGCTTCTCGCTTACTGGGACGTGCCCTCGGAGAAGCCCGTCTTCACCGTCCCGGCCGCGCACCGGGACTACATCCGCGGCGGCGCGGCCTCCCCCGCCGACCACAACCTCTTCGCCACCGGCTCCTACGACCGCAGCGTCAAGTTGTGGGATGCCCGCACGGGAAATACCGGCCCTTCTTTGTCCTTCTCCCACGGGGGATTGGTAGAGAGCGTGCTGTTCCTGCCGTCAGGCGGGCTGCTTGCCACCGCCGGAGGAAACGTGGTCAAGATTTGGGATGTCATTGGCGGTGGGCGGCTCGTACACTCGGTGGAGAGCCATGTCAAGACAGTGATGGCACTTGCGCTTGGGAAGCTTTGCAACACCGGGGAAGTACGGCTGCTTAGTGCGGGGATTGATGGTTATGTGAAGAGCTTTGATTTTGGGAATCTGAAGATCACACACTCGATGCGGCACCCACAGCCACTGTTGTCTGTGGCATGCTCGCCCTGTGGCTCAGTGCTGGTGGCTGGGTCTTCGAAGGGGAAGATTTATATgggcaagaggaagaagaaggctgtaaatgaggaggaagggaggaagGGTGTCAGTGGTGAGATTGATTGGGTGTCGCCTGAGCCAGAGAAGCCAGTGTTGAGGCCGAATTACTTCAGGTACTTCCGCCGTGGGCAGAATGAGAAGTCCAAGGAGGGAGACTTTGTGATCGCGAAGCCTAAGAAGGTGAAATTCACAGAGCATGATAGGTTACTGAGAAAGTTCAGGCACAAGGATGCTCTAGTTTCAGCATTGGTTAAAAACAATCCGAGGAGCGTCGTGGCTGTGATGGAGGAGCTAGTCACGAGGAGAAAGCTCATGAGGTGCATTGGGAATTTGGGAACAGAGGAACTTGGGCTTCtgctggagttcctgtaccgcaATGCAACTTTGCCAAGGTATGCAAGGTTCTTGTTGGTGGTGGCAAACAAGGTAGTGGAGATGCGCGCAGAGGATATCCGATCTGACGATAAGCTGAGGGGGTACATGAGGAATATTAAGAGAATGGTTGCAGAGGAGATCCAGATACAGCACACGTTGCAGGGGATTCAAGGGATGATTTCACCCATGCTTGCACTTGCCAGTAGATGAACAGGTGCTTTTCTTTACAGGGAATTTTTATTATCTGTTAGTTTACAGGGTGGGCTGTCATGTGCAATGATGTATGTTACTTTGCAAAAACATGTTTGTTAGTGAAGATTGCCTGTTGGTTGAGATACTCTCATGTGCAATGTTCTGATAAGATAATTTCCAGTCATGCACAAttatgatggtattcattgataTTCAAGTGTTGCAATGAATtggttcttgtgcttgttgcaaTGAATTGCTTCGTGTGCTTGTCACAAGTTGTGCTACTTTTTGGATAATTCTGCATTATACATAATCAAACATCCCAGCAGGCAGCAATGCGTGCAACATTTTTGCTCAATTGTTCTTTATGTGCTGAATTAGTTTCAAATTGTACTTTGCTCTGAGTGCCTTTTGTCACTTCACATTGAGGAAATTGCTTTTCTTGGGATGCTTCAGAGACTGAAGCTCTTTGTTGATCTCATCAATTGTTCCATTCAAGCCTTCCAGACATTCTAACTTCCACTTTGCTGAATACCTTGCAATTGACAGTTCATTGTCTTCAACTATAAAAATGGAATTCTTGGTTGTTCCTTTTCTTCTGAGAGGACAATTCAACTCTTGTTACTGATTTCTTTGTAATGATACAGCGAACTAGCCTTAATGCTTCAAGCTGTTTCTGGTAAGAAAAAACCCAACTAACATGTTTTTTTAGATTCATTGCTATATATCTCATCAGTTTATGGGCACTATCTCTACTCTCCTAACAGCTCCAGGTATAATTTGCATACACTACCAGAATATGCCATTTCGCCTAGTGTTGTGGCGTTCCCTGTGTCTTTGTCTATGCAATGGACAAGGTAGGACCAATCTCTTGTTCTGTTCTAAAGACGTCTTACACAGAAGGTATTTATCAAATATTTAATTATAGAGCATATATGCATGAGAAGTATACTATATGCAGATAGGATACACCATATACATATTTAATAACTTCGGATATTACGGATCCGAACATATGGTACCCGATATACTTGGAGATCTTGAAGACACGTACCTGATATACTTGGATTcctaattatttttattgttgttctaaacttgccttttttttctaaacttctATTTATTATTGTTTTAAACTTGTTCTATTTCTGATTCTAGATGAGCACAATAATTGATAGTGGTGTTGACATTCTCTCAAGTGATGATGAGAATAATTTTGctataaaaaaaaggaagttAAGAAAGAAAAACATCAATCCTAACACCCTGCGCAACAGTAGCAGTTGCCATGAATACCTCAGGCAACAGGAATGCGGTATGAGTACAACCATGCTGCAACTATTGAGAGTGAtttgagagagtttgagagtaAGTAGTCTCTGTTTATTGATGGCTGtttcacacatatatatacatattcaaaagGCATGAACATGTCTATTCAATAGTGAGTGGTTACCCTTTGATTCAATAACTGAAAAGTAGTTAGTgtgctaattgatcacatgctAAATATCTATTTGTAACACTCCCTCTTGATCAATTATcttgtgtgtaatttttttttgaaaactcctctaaaaacctTGTgggaaaaatataaggagaaataatatgttatatgttgatataccattaaaactcctttaaaccCAATgggaaaatataaggagaaaatgatatggtataTATCAGTTATTGCTTCATTGTAAGTTCAAATGAGAAAACTCATTGATGAACTTAGAGAGCAATGATTATGATCTTTAGACCATATTTAAAATCTCCGAAAAAACATTTTAggaaaataggaggaataaagtagatattgcctcattaaaaaccttatatgagaaaccgtaaaaggaaaaaactcataaaggaaaagagtgtaATAGAACAGGTTATTTATTCAGGGATCAATCTCCTCCTGAACCTTACAAATCCCGTAGTCATCGTATACCAATTCcattaatatatttttggaatatagAAGTTGGTAACGACTTGGTGAACAAATCAGCGAGGTTATCACATGACTTGACTTGCAATATTTCTATTTCCccattattttgtaattcatgAGGGTAGAACattttaggagcaatatgtttagttatattgctctttatgtaacctgtttgcatttgagcaatgcatgcagaattatcttcatagataattgttggtgattgaatagatctaataccacatgattgttgtatgtgattaatcattctgcgaagccatacgcattcacgtgatgcttcatataatgcgattattttagaatgattagtggatgtagccactagagtctgTTTTGAAGACTTCCATGAAATTGCTGTTCCACTATTTAAGAACACAAAGCCTGTTTGCGACCTGGCATTatggggatctgataagtaaacagcgtcagtgtatccaatcatattcatattttgATTTCTTTTAAAGAGAAGATCAAGATCTATAGTGCATTGGAGATATCGtaagatattcttgactcctGTCCAATGACGTTTAGTTGGAGTAGCGCTATACCTAGCTAATAAGTTTACTGCAAATGCGATATCAAgtctggtgcaatttgcaagatacataagcgcTCCAATGGCACTGAGATAAGGAACTTTGGGTCCCAGTATCTTTTCTCCTTCCACCCTTGGTCTAAATGGATCCTTttccatatcaagagatcgaacaaccatggGAGTCTTTGAAGGATATGATTTtttcatattgaatttctccaatattttctgggTATATGCGGCTTGGTGTAGTAAAATACCTGAAGGATAATGCTCGAGTTGTattcccaagcaaaatttggttttacccaaatccttcatttcaaattccgtctttagatgattacgtccttcatctatatcttctgtatttccaatgatatttagatcatcaacatatatagagataatacaaaatcttgttgagaatttttttatgaagacacatgggcaatcatcattgttggaatatCCTTTTTTAAAAGGAATTCTTTTAGTCGGGTGTACCACATTCTTCCCGActgttttaaaccatataatgattttttaagttttacacGGTACATGTTGCAGTTTGCGTTTGGATTCGGAATGTTAAGTCCTTCTGGAACTTTCATGTATATatccgaatcaagtgacccataaaggtatgcggtcactacatccatcaattgcatagatagattattttgaactgccaatgaaattaaatatcggaacgtgattccattcattactggagaataagtctcattgaaatcaatgccgggtctctgcgtgaacccttgtgctacaagcctcgctttatatctcaccacctcattgttttcattccgtttgcggataaaaacccacttgtatcccacagGAAAAATGTTACGAGGAGTAGATATCACTGATgtaaatacctctcttttggagagcgaGTGTAATTCTTCCTAGATTGCGTTCTTCCATTGTGTCCAGTCCGAGCGCTTATGGCATTCTGCCATGGTCTTTGGATCTGGATCATTGAGAAGATcgtttgcaatctttgaggagaagtatatggcgacaattgtagtctttctgtcaaatgattctctagaatcaatatagttgatgGAAATTTCATCTACACTTTCTGACTCATTGTGATTTCCCATTGTTATTGAGTCTGGGTGTTCCGATTTTCTAGCATCAGTATTTGTGTGCACCATTGAGCTGGGATCTGGATGTTGAGCATCCACTGGATGTTTAGTATCCTTGGGTTTTGGGTGTCTTTCAACTTgacgttgatttgcatttactgatttggaggaaggattcctctgtttccgcagtagcttgcaagaagctttatcttttgtgtccatacttctccccctcttattttgatttggggtttgagtggttttatttggtacctccactctttccggCACATTCCTAgcaggaatataagatttagtgacacctttattgtcagtaaatgcatctggcagggtatttgcaatattttgcaaatttataattctctgaacttggagttcagattcttgagtacgtAGATCTGTGTAGGAAATGTCTGTGGCATTCCAATTGACTTCCTGgcattctttctggtacttgaaatctccccctaataTCGGGAAATGTTCCTCATCAAATATACAGTTAGCGTAACGGGCTGTAAGAAGGTCCCCTGTTAGGGGTTCTaggtattttatgatcgacGGAGAGTTATACCCTACATAGATCCCCAATTTCCTGTGTGGGCCCATTAATGTACGCTGTGGTGGTGAGATCGGTACGTATACAGCGCAACCAAACTTTCGCAAATGGGAAATGCTTGGGGGATTTCCACGTACTAACTGCAGTGGGGAAGCAAtgtgatatgcagttggtcgcaattgaattaagtcagcagCGTGTAAGACTGCGTGACTCCAACATGAAGTTGGTaggttgcaattatgtaatagTGGTCTTGCAATGAGCTTGATTCTCTTGATAAGAGATTCggccaaaccattttgagtatgaaCGTAAGGTACTGAATGCTGGACTTGAATTCCTAgggccatacaataatcattgaaggcatGTGAGGTAAATTCAGCCGTattgtccattcgaatggattgtatcctatgttcaggataatgtgctcgtaatttaataatttgagcaataattTCGGAAGAAACATGGTTTCGTGTGGATAATAGACACACATGTGACCATCGTGTAGATGCATCAATGAGAACCATGAAGCACCTGAATTGTCCAgttaatggttggataggaccacatatatcaccttgaatgcgttcaaggaatttgagtggttcagctctaattttaagataagagggtcttaaaattaattttcctgTGGCACATACGGTGCACACAAAATCCGATGGTTGTGGGAATTTGGCAGTATTTATGCCATGATTGAATTGCAGATAATTTTTCGCATCATTCCAATACCGGGATGACCTAGGCGATCATGCTATATTTGGAATG from Phragmites australis chromosome 14, lpPhrAust1.1, whole genome shotgun sequence includes these protein-coding regions:
- the LOC133891581 gene encoding protein SLOW WALKER 1-like, translated to MTADTSKPFFPAVPHAVLLPSRGAASRASPESSYWRAFRSSELVSGAEFAVTDLTFAPADRASPTLAAAWSTSVHLFSGDPLEPLPRISVAADLAFSPSFRSDGALLAAGDKKGVVRIFRADKPTAGPLRTLRSHTTETRVVRYPVAGGDKLHLLTAGDDALLAYWDVPSEKPVFTVPAAHRDYIRGGAASPADHNLFATGSYDRSVKLWDARTGNTGPSLSFSHGGLVESVLFLPSGGLLATAGGNVVKIWDVIGGGRLVHSVESHVKTVMALALGKLCNTGEVRLLSAGIDGYVKSFDFGNLKITHSMRHPQPLLSVACSPCGSVLVAGSSKGKIYMGKRKKKAVNEEEGRKGVSGEIDWVSPEPEKPVLRPNYFRYFRRGQNEKSKEGDFVIAKPKKVKFTEHDRLLRKFRHKDALVSALVKNNPRSVVAVMEELVTRRKLMRCIGNLGTEELGLLLEFLYRNATLPRYARFLLVVANKVVEMRAEDIRSDDKLRGYMRNIKRMVAEEIQIQHTLQGIQGMISPMLALASR